The following proteins are co-located in the Carassius gibelio isolate Cgi1373 ecotype wild population from Czech Republic chromosome A21, carGib1.2-hapl.c, whole genome shotgun sequence genome:
- the LOC127941928 gene encoding RNA exonuclease 4, protein MSKVKLKNHAESVQTNGQKKKNKHDNDKKTFFYDTTTVRNKKTKPKSVKPSVMPPSKVEEYSCNWKTLLQILASKPEKKDEDTKQAKTTNNKGKQHQNTQSVSKDSHKPDKPFKKPASETSGRAEKDGFQQNGKDSTGHKQFKAEKRKRKEEKEKPMNKKKKVEEVEMKTAEPDIWFDDVDPDDIEAAVGPEAADIVRKRSGVLKSSAEVTESALVKEHAFEGLTRAVAMDCEMVGVGCDGEDSILARVSIVNHFGKCIYDKYVKPTEKVTDYRTDVSGIRPADIKNGEDIKTVQKEVAQILEGRILVGHAIHNDLKILLLDHPKKMIRDTQKYKPFRQRVKSARPALRVLCKEILNVKVQQGEHSSVQDAQATMRLYTLVKKQWEAELKAARGGTFQKSPRKPKASKNQSK, encoded by the exons ATGTCTAAAGTTAAACTGAAGAATCACGCTGAAAGTGTTCAAACTAATggtcagaagaagaaaaataaacacgATAATGATAAAAAGACGTTTTTCTACGACACAACGACAGTCAGAAATAAGAAGACGAAACCAAAAAGTGTAAAGCCAAGTGTTATGCCCCCTTCAAAAGTTGAAGAGTATTCGTGCAACTGGAAGACGTTACTGCAG attctTGCTTCCAAACCTGAAAAGAAGGATGAAGACACAAAACAGGCAAAAACCACAAACAATAAAGGAAAGCAGCATCAGAACACACAGTCAGTTTCCAAAGACTCTCATAAACCAGATAAACCCTTCAAAAAACCTGCTTCCGAGACGTCTGGAAGAGCAGAAAAAGATGGATTCCAACAGAACGGAAAAGACTCCACCGGACACAAACAATTCAAAGcagagaagaggaaaagaaagGAGGAAAAAGAGAAACCGATGAACAAAAAGAAGAAAGTTGAGGAGGTGGAAATGAAAACCgcaga GCCTGATATCTGGTTCGATGATGTGGACCCGGATGACATCGAGGCTGCGGTGGGGCCCGAGGCTGCAGATATCGTACGGAAACGCAGCGGGGTGCTGAAGTCCAGTGCAGAAGTCACAGAGAGCGCGCTGGTGAAAGAGCACGCGTTTGAGGG ATTGACCCGGGCTGTTGCTATGGACTGTGAGATGGTGGGCGTCGGGTGTGATGGCGAGGACAGCATTCTAGCACGAGTCTCCATCGTCAACCACTTTGGGAAGTGCATCTATGATAAATACGTCAAACCCACGGAAAAGGTTACGGACTACCGGACGGATGTCAGCGGCATCAGACCGGCGGACATCAAAAATG GTGAGGACATCAAGACAGTCCAGAAAGAAGTGGCTCAGATTCTGGAAGGAAGAATATTAGTGGGACACGCCATTCACAATGATTTAAAG ATTTTGCTGCTGGATCATCCCAAGAAGATGATCAGAGACACACAGAAATACAAACCATTTAGGCAGAGAGTAAAG AGCGCACGTCCTGCGCTGCGGGTTTTATGCAAAGAGATTCTCAATGTTAAAGTCCAGCAGGGTGAACATTCATCT GTCCAGGACGCACAGGCCACTATGAGGTTGTACACTCTGGTGAAGAAGCAGTGGGAGGCGGAGCTTAAAGCAGCCCGGGGGGGTACATTTCAGAAGAGCCCCCGAAAACCCAAAGCTTCTAAAAACCAGAGCAAATAA
- the LOC127941930 gene encoding calcium channel flower homolog: protein MSSEEAAAPTKTVTDDDGMSWWYRWICKLAGVLGGISCASMGIWNCVTVNPLNIAAGVWMVLTAFVLFLCEVPFCCQFVEFANAIAARADRLKPWQKALFYCGMALFPVFLSFSITTLFGNAIAFSTGVLYGLASLGKKGDAVSYARLQHQKQGDEERPTDASLP, encoded by the exons ATGAGCTCGGAGGAAGCGGCAGCTCCAACTAAAACGGTCACAGATGACGATGGCATGTCCTGGTGGTACCGCTGGATCTGCAAACTGGCCGGTGTCTTGGGTGGCATAT CATGTGCATCAATGGGCATCTGGAACTGTGTGACGGTGAATCCGTTAAACATCGCGGCTGGAGTTTGGATGGT GTTGACTGCGTTTGTGTTGTTCCTGTGTGAGGTGCCCTTCTGCTGTCAGTTCGTTGAGTTTGCGAATGCCATTGCGGCGCGTGCGGACCGTCTGAAGCCCTGGCAGAAAGCACTGTTTTACTGCGG GATGGCGCTGTTTCCCGTCTTTCTGAGTTTTTCCATCACAACTCTGTTTGGGAACGCCATCGCATTTTCTACAGGAGTGCTGTACGGACTCGCATCACTGGGAAAGAA AGGTGACGCGGTGAGCTACGCCCGGTTGCAGCATCAAAAACAGGGCGACGAAGAGAGACCGACAGACGCTTCATTGCCGTGA